Below is a window of bacterium DNA.
ACCACGGCGGCAGCCATATCCCGGATGTCGACCCGGCGGTGGTCTCGCCCCTGGTGAAAAAGGGCCTGCTCAAGGCCACAACCGAGTTCGAGGCACTGGCCAAAGCGGATGCGATGTCGATCTGCGTGCCCACGCCGCTGAACAAGACCAAGAACCCG
It encodes the following:
- a CDS encoding NAD(P)-binding domain-containing protein, which codes for MKLIEKIQSRKAEVAIIGLGYVGFPLAVEFSSAGFSVTGIDLSESKVKVVNHGGSHIPDVDPAVVSPLVKKGLLKATTEFEALAKADAMSICVPTPLNKTKNP